The nucleotide sequence TAATTTTAATGGGAACTGTCGTGAAGCTGTAGAGTTTTACGCAAAGGTTTTTGGAACAGAAAAACCACAAATTATGACCTTTGGAGATGTGCCACCTAGCCCGGAGTTTACTCTTCCAGAGGAAGCAAAAAGTTTAGTAATGCACACACGGCTTAGCATTAATGGAAGCAATGTCATGTTCTCTGACGTTTGTCCTGGTATGCCTTTTATTGCAGGAAACAACATAAGCCTTACAATAGTTAGCACGAACATTGATGAGATTAAATCTCTATTTAATAAGCTGAAAGAAGGCGGCAATGTAGGTATGGATCTTCAAGAAACCTTCTGGAGCAAATGCTACGGATTCGTAACAGATAAGTTTGGTATCGGGTGGCAATTTAACTATGATAGTGGACAAATGCGGTAATTTTTCCGCTGCGTCGGCTATCAAATTGAACCTGTGGAGGCATGTGCGAAGTTACGCTTATTCAAACGGGCGAAAGACCCTCTCTCCAGTTCTGCTTTAGTGTACCAAAAGACGTACTCTATGATCATCTGTCGCTGTTTGTATTTCTCTTTTTCGACATATTAAACGTTAAAATGGTACCACACGGCATCGTGACGTTCGGTATAGTACATACCGGTTGCCATTTCATCCAAGAATTTAAGAGAGCAATGGGAATATAGTTAAATAAGTAATTTTAGGGAACAAAAAACGGGCCTTTTAGGCTCGTTTTTTGTCATTTTATAGCGACAAGTGTTTTCTCATCCTTATATCTTATTATGATTATACAGTGCAGAATCAAAGACAAAGAATTTTCTAACGCTATTTCGGAGGTGTACCATGTTTTCGGTTAAGGAAAAACGCGAAACACTCAGAAAGAAACAACAAGTCATTCTAGCAGGCGGCGGCCAGAAACGCATTGATAAGCAACATGCTCAAGGGAAAATGACTGCCCGCGAGCGGGTTGCTAAATTGCTTGATTCGGGAACATTTGTTGAACTCGATCAATTCGTTTCTCACCGTTGCACGAATTTCGGCATGGAGAAAAAAGAACTTCCGGGAGAAGGCGTAGTTACTGGCTACGGCACTATTGATGGTCGTCTGGTCTATGTATACGCTCAGGACTTTACCGTTGAAGGCGGTTCACTCGGTGAAATGCATGCCGCCAAAATTGTTAAGGTTCAGAAACTCGCAATGAAGATGGGTGCACCGGTGATTGGACTGAATGATTC is from Anaerosporomusa subterranea and encodes:
- a CDS encoding VOC family protein, which translates into the protein MAVEVYINFNGNCREAVEFYAKVFGTEKPQIMTFGDVPPSPEFTLPEEAKSLVMHTRLSINGSNVMFSDVCPGMPFIAGNNISLTIVSTNIDEIKSLFNKLKEGGNVGMDLQETFWSKCYGFVTDKFGIGWQFNYDSGQMR